From the genome of Planktothrix serta PCC 8927, one region includes:
- a CDS encoding Uma2 family endonuclease has protein sequence TEYAEFGICEYWIIDPLTEQVIVNFLMNGSYQNTIFTGQQRIISQLFPELNLTVEQVLMVE, from the coding sequence ACTGAATATGCTGAATTTGGGATTTGTGAATATTGGATTATTGATCCTTTAACAGAGCAAGTTATTGTTAATTTTCTGATGAATGGAAGTTACCAGAATACTATTTTTACAGGTCAACAAAGGATTATTTCTCAGCTATTTCCTGAACTTAATTTAACCGTTGAGCAAGTTTTAATGGTAGAATAA